One stretch of Serinicoccus hydrothermalis DNA includes these proteins:
- a CDS encoding cobyric acid synthase has product MLVAGAGSGAGKSTITAGLCRALARRGVDVAPFKAQNMSNHAAVTPDGGEIGRAQAMQALAARVETDRRLGPVLLKPSGGRSHVVVLGEEVGVDDAVGYGDRARALRPVVLDALTSLRGEHEVVVAEGAGGAAEPNLLDRDVVNLPLAAAAGMPAVLVVDIDRGGAFAAAYGTWALLPEPLQACLRGVVLNGMRGDVSLLGPAVRDLEARTGIPVLGVLPHLGDHLMLGVEDSLDLRAPGRPGLGMGAGEKPDRPVRIGVVALPHLANPSDLDPLVLEPSVELRWVTRPGELHDLDLVVLPGTRATVADLRWLRGRGLADAVVRAAEDPAGPHVLGICGGYQMLGVEIEDDGVEHTPDPDRTSSLAAPGVRGLGLLPVSTRFARPKVVRRVTGRVAGGSSAVSGYQIHLGRVSALEDAAPWLSLHGTGDEGCLSADRRVRGTTVHGVLDEDDLRHAFLGAVAAVRRRSFRPSPVPYARALEDHLDHLADWVEAHLDVDAVLDLAHTAAAPEEAPGW; this is encoded by the coding sequence GTGCTCGTGGCCGGCGCCGGCAGCGGCGCCGGGAAGTCGACCATCACCGCCGGCCTCTGCCGGGCGCTCGCGCGGCGCGGGGTCGACGTCGCGCCGTTCAAGGCGCAGAACATGTCCAACCACGCCGCGGTCACGCCGGACGGCGGGGAGATCGGCCGGGCCCAGGCGATGCAGGCGCTGGCGGCGCGGGTGGAGACCGACCGGCGGTTGGGGCCGGTGCTGCTCAAGCCCTCGGGCGGTCGCTCGCACGTCGTCGTCCTCGGCGAGGAGGTCGGGGTCGACGACGCGGTGGGCTACGGCGACCGGGCGCGGGCGTTGCGGCCGGTGGTGCTCGACGCCCTGACCTCGCTGCGCGGCGAGCACGAGGTGGTCGTCGCCGAGGGCGCGGGCGGGGCCGCCGAGCCCAACCTGCTGGACCGCGACGTCGTCAACCTCCCACTGGCCGCGGCCGCCGGTATGCCCGCCGTGCTGGTCGTCGACATCGACCGGGGCGGCGCCTTTGCCGCGGCCTACGGCACCTGGGCGCTGCTGCCCGAGCCGCTGCAGGCGTGCCTGCGCGGCGTCGTGCTCAACGGGATGCGCGGCGACGTCTCGCTGCTGGGGCCGGCGGTGCGCGACCTCGAGGCGCGCACGGGCATACCGGTGCTGGGGGTGCTGCCGCACCTGGGCGACCACCTCATGCTCGGCGTCGAGGACTCGCTGGACCTGCGGGCCCCGGGGCGGCCCGGGCTCGGGATGGGCGCGGGCGAGAAGCCGGATCGCCCGGTGCGGATCGGGGTGGTGGCGCTGCCGCACCTGGCCAACCCCTCGGACCTGGACCCGCTGGTCCTCGAGCCCTCGGTCGAGCTGCGGTGGGTGACGCGGCCGGGCGAGCTGCACGACCTCGATCTCGTGGTGCTGCCCGGCACGCGGGCCACCGTGGCCGACCTGCGCTGGCTGCGCGGGCGGGGGCTGGCCGACGCGGTCGTGCGGGCGGCGGAGGATCCCGCCGGTCCACACGTCCTGGGGATCTGCGGCGGCTACCAGATGCTCGGGGTGGAGATCGAGGACGACGGCGTCGAGCACACCCCCGACCCCGACCGGACGTCCAGTCTGGCGGCCCCTGGGGTGCGCGGACTGGGCCTGCTCCCGGTGTCGACCCGCTTCGCGCGGCCCAAGGTGGTGCGCCGGGTCACCGGGCGGGTGGCGGGCGGGTCGTCGGCAGTAAGCGGCTACCAGATCCACCTTGGCCGCGTGTCCGCGCTCGAGGATGCTGCGCCTTGGCTGAGCCTCCATGGGACCGGGGACGAGGGGTGCCTCAGCGCTGACCGCCGGGTGCGCGGCACGACGGTGCACGGGGTCCTCGACGAGGACGACCTGCGGCACGCCTTCCTCGGGGCGGTGGCCGCCGTGCGTCGGCGCTCGTTTCGACCCTCGCCCGTGCCGTATGCCCGCGCCCTGGAGGATCATCTCGACCACCTGGCCGACTGGGTCGAGGCGCACCTCGACGTGGACGCCGTGCTGGACCTGGCGCATACCGCTGCCGCACCGGAGGAGGCGCCGGGATGGTGA
- the cobO gene encoding cob(I)yrinic acid a,c-diamide adenosyltransferase gives MSDAGQDRDHDEPRRERPYDRRELRSAPSLVLVSTGHGKGKSTAAFGTLLRSRGRDWPTACVQFLKSGKWRTGEEAMLRQLGVEWFSAGDGFSWDSTDLDESRAKAVAAWEFSAGLLAAGEHRMVLLDEISYPMNWGWIEVDAVVAALRERPEHVSVFLTGREMPQPVIDVADTVTEMVAVKHAFQQGIRARRGIDY, from the coding sequence GTGAGCGACGCCGGCCAGGACCGGGACCACGACGAGCCGCGCCGGGAGCGGCCCTACGACCGGCGCGAGCTGCGCTCGGCGCCCTCGCTCGTGCTCGTGAGCACCGGGCACGGCAAGGGCAAGTCGACCGCGGCCTTCGGCACGCTGCTGCGCAGTCGGGGGCGGGACTGGCCGACCGCGTGCGTGCAGTTCCTCAAGTCGGGGAAGTGGCGGACCGGCGAGGAGGCGATGCTCCGGCAGCTCGGGGTCGAGTGGTTCAGCGCCGGCGACGGCTTCTCCTGGGACAGCACCGACCTGGACGAGAGCCGCGCCAAGGCGGTCGCGGCGTGGGAGTTCAGCGCCGGGCTCCTCGCGGCCGGGGAGCACCGGATGGTGCTGCTCGACGAGATCTCCTACCCGATGAACTGGGGCTGGATCGAGGTCGACGCCGTCGTCGCGGCGCTGCGCGAGCGGCCCGAGCACGTCAGCGTCTTCCTCACCGGGCGAGAGATGCCGCAGCCGGTGATCGACGTCGCGGACACCGTGACCGAGATGGTCGCGGTCAAGCACGCCTTCCAGCAGGGGATCCGGGCGCGCCGCGGGATCGACTACTAG
- a CDS encoding ABC transporter ATP-binding protein, with protein MSGQGSVHPLGQTHALRARDVRVAFDGTEVVAGVDLELRSGEWLGLIGPNGSGKSTFLRALVRLVARTGTVELGDGREPGPTDLALMPQSPELPPGMSVVEYVLLGRTAHLGWLSLESRRDRRIATDVLRRLGLTSFAARPVTSLSGGEAQRVVIARALVQQSPVLLLDEPTSALDVGHQVDVLELVDELRRSDGLTVVAAMHDLGMAARYADRLLLLERGAPVALGPPQEVLEPGLLSRVYAHPVRVHHVDGQLVVLPQPRERHTPAVPTELRPRARDEVS; from the coding sequence GTGAGCGGGCAAGGGAGCGTGCACCCGCTGGGCCAGACGCACGCGCTGCGCGCCCGCGACGTCCGGGTCGCCTTCGACGGGACCGAGGTGGTCGCCGGGGTGGACCTCGAGCTGCGCAGCGGCGAGTGGCTCGGCCTCATCGGCCCCAACGGGTCAGGCAAGTCGACCTTCCTGCGGGCGCTGGTGCGGCTGGTCGCGCGCACCGGCACCGTCGAGCTCGGTGACGGGCGCGAGCCCGGGCCCACCGACCTGGCGCTCATGCCGCAGTCACCGGAGCTCCCGCCGGGGATGAGCGTCGTCGAGTACGTCCTGCTCGGCCGCACCGCCCACCTCGGCTGGCTGTCGCTGGAGTCGCGGCGCGACCGCCGGATCGCCACCGACGTGCTCCGCCGGCTCGGCCTGACCTCCTTCGCCGCACGCCCGGTCACGAGCCTGTCCGGCGGCGAGGCGCAGCGGGTCGTCATCGCTCGGGCGCTGGTGCAGCAGAGCCCGGTCCTGCTGCTCGACGAGCCGACCAGCGCGCTCGACGTCGGCCACCAGGTCGACGTCCTCGAGCTCGTCGACGAGCTGCGGCGCAGCGACGGCCTCACCGTGGTCGCCGCGATGCACGACCTCGGGATGGCAGCCCGGTATGCCGACCGTCTCCTGCTCCTCGAGCGCGGCGCCCCCGTGGCGCTGGGACCGCCGCAGGAGGTCCTCGAGCCCGGGCTGCTGAGCCGCGTCTACGCCCACCCGGTCCGGGTCCACCACGTCGACGGCCAGCTGGTCGTGCTCCCGCAGCCGCGGGAACGGCATACCCCTGCGGTGCCCACCGAGCTGCGCCCCCGGGCGCGGGACGAGGTCTCGTGA
- a CDS encoding FecCD family ABC transporter permease, with protein sequence MSTRTHAPTDALDEVADRAFRLSVPALVGCSALLLLAILASVTQGAAGLPVEGVLRALVGGLPGVDVAQTLTSTQEAVLWQIRLPRTILAALVGASLAMAGAGYQGVFRNPLADPYLLGVSAGAGLGAVLALGFGLDLSWGPIAALPMAAFVGAVLAVTGSVLVARGSFRDPATLLLAGVAMAALFSATQTYALTRLDETRSREVLSWLFGRLATSGWGPVTLLLPYVLLAGAVLWLHARHLDVLRLGDDEARSLGLSPARSRLVVVGAATLITAAAVSVSGLIAFVGLVTPHLVRLLVGHSYRLIVPLSAVLGGAFLATVDIGARTLVAPAELPVGVITAFVGAPFFCVVLWRRKAGM encoded by the coding sequence ATGAGCACCCGCACCCACGCACCCACCGACGCGCTGGACGAGGTCGCCGACCGCGCCTTCCGGCTGTCGGTGCCCGCGCTGGTCGGGTGCTCCGCGCTGCTGCTCCTCGCGATCCTCGCCTCGGTGACGCAGGGGGCCGCGGGGCTGCCGGTCGAGGGCGTGCTGCGGGCGCTCGTCGGTGGCCTGCCCGGCGTCGACGTCGCCCAGACGCTCACGTCGACGCAGGAGGCGGTGCTCTGGCAGATCCGCCTGCCCCGGACGATCCTCGCCGCGCTCGTCGGCGCCAGCCTGGCCATGGCCGGGGCGGGATACCAGGGCGTCTTCCGCAACCCGCTGGCCGACCCCTACCTCCTCGGGGTCTCGGCGGGCGCGGGTCTCGGCGCTGTGCTCGCGCTCGGCTTCGGGCTGGACCTCTCGTGGGGACCGATCGCCGCGCTGCCGATGGCGGCCTTCGTCGGGGCCGTCCTCGCGGTGACCGGCTCGGTGCTCGTCGCGCGTGGGTCGTTCCGCGACCCGGCGACGCTGCTGCTCGCCGGTGTCGCCATGGCGGCGCTCTTCTCCGCGACGCAGACGTATGCCCTCACCCGGCTCGACGAGACCCGCTCCCGGGAGGTGCTCTCCTGGCTCTTCGGCCGGCTCGCGACGAGCGGCTGGGGCCCGGTGACGCTGCTGCTGCCCTACGTGCTGCTCGCCGGCGCGGTGCTGTGGCTGCACGCCCGGCACCTCGACGTGCTGCGCCTCGGCGACGACGAGGCGAGGTCGCTCGGCCTGTCACCGGCGCGCTCGCGCCTGGTCGTCGTCGGCGCGGCGACGCTCATCACCGCGGCCGCCGTGTCGGTCAGCGGGCTCATCGCCTTCGTCGGGCTGGTGACCCCGCACCTCGTCCGGCTGCTCGTCGGGCACTCCTACCGGCTCATCGTGCCGCTCTCGGCAGTCCTCGGCGGGGCCTTCCTCGCGACGGTCGACATCGGCGCCCGCACCCTCGTCGCGCCGGCCGAGCTGCCGGTCGGGGTCATCACCGCCTTCGTCGGCGCGCCCTTCTTCTGCGTCGTCCTGTGGCGGCGGAAGGCGGGCATGTGA
- a CDS encoding ABC transporter substrate-binding protein: MHLRQPLPLVGALALGLTLAACGGGSTDSDSADTASEQESASDEASDDAAMTSEGEMAGSGDFPVTVDTAAGEVTIEEQPQRIVSLSPSATEILFAIGAGDQVVAVDSFSTYPEEAPTTDLSGFEPNVEAIAGYEPDLVVISGDMNDLTASLTELDIPVVDNAAPTTIEAGWDGMAALGLATGHVDETADTIADLRQQVDDAFASFDGAEGLRVYHELDDTYFSASSNSFIGDVYSQFGAVNIADEADADGTGYPQLTEEAIIEADPQLIVITDQVSYTAEDVAERPGWSEISAVQNGNIVTVNADISSRWGPRLPELVTTLADAMSQVSVPAGG, translated from the coding sequence ATGCACCTCCGCCAGCCCCTCCCGCTCGTCGGCGCCCTGGCGCTCGGCCTCACCCTCGCCGCCTGCGGCGGCGGCAGCACCGACTCCGACTCCGCCGACACCGCCTCCGAGCAGGAGAGCGCCTCGGACGAGGCGAGCGACGACGCCGCCATGACCTCCGAGGGCGAGATGGCCGGCTCCGGGGACTTCCCGGTCACCGTCGACACCGCCGCCGGCGAGGTGACCATCGAGGAGCAGCCGCAGCGCATCGTGTCGCTGTCGCCCTCGGCCACCGAGATCCTCTTCGCCATCGGCGCGGGCGACCAGGTCGTCGCGGTCGACTCCTTCTCCACCTACCCGGAGGAGGCGCCGACCACCGACCTGTCCGGGTTCGAGCCCAACGTCGAGGCCATCGCCGGCTACGAGCCGGACCTCGTCGTCATCTCCGGCGACATGAACGACCTCACCGCCTCGCTGACCGAGCTCGACATCCCGGTCGTGGACAACGCCGCGCCGACGACGATCGAGGCCGGCTGGGACGGCATGGCCGCCCTCGGGCTGGCCACCGGGCACGTCGACGAGACGGCGGACACCATCGCCGACCTGCGCCAGCAGGTGGACGACGCCTTCGCGAGCTTCGACGGGGCGGAGGGCCTGCGGGTCTACCACGAGCTGGACGACACCTACTTCTCCGCGAGCAGCAACAGCTTCATCGGCGACGTCTACAGCCAGTTCGGCGCGGTCAACATCGCCGACGAGGCCGACGCCGACGGCACCGGCTACCCGCAGCTGACGGAGGAGGCCATCATCGAGGCCGACCCGCAGCTCATCGTCATCACCGACCAGGTGTCCTACACCGCCGAGGACGTCGCGGAGCGCCCCGGCTGGTCCGAGATCTCGGCGGTGCAGAACGGCAACATCGTCACGGTGAACGCCGACATCTCCTCGCGCTGGGGCCCGCGCCTGCCGGAGCTCGTGACCACCCTCGCCGACGCCATGAGCCAGGTCTCGGTCCCCGCGGGCGGCTGA
- a CDS encoding aminotransferase class I/II-fold pyridoxal phosphate-dependent enzyme produces the protein MSSAEPAVPPAGAHGGDGPAVARALGLDPQDLLDLSQTMNPLAPPVEQLVAGHLEALRRYPDDRDATHQLAQALGVEPERVLLTNGGSEAIALVAAELGGGIRSEPDFGLHPRSPDGPRWRSDPHSPTGRLAAPGERADVWDEAFYALATGRWTAGRPDVVVGSLTKTFSCPGLRLGYVVADPDLIGRLRDRQPHWPVSTLALAVLPDLLAAADLPGWARGIRGLRSELVALLRGHGLETKDTDAPWVLVHRAGLREALAPHGVLVRDCASFGMPGVARVAVPDARGLERLASALRRPSAGR, from the coding sequence GTGAGCAGTGCGGAGCCGGCGGTCCCCCCGGCGGGCGCGCACGGCGGGGACGGGCCGGCCGTGGCGCGCGCGCTCGGCCTGGACCCGCAGGACCTGCTCGACCTCAGCCAGACCATGAACCCGCTGGCCCCGCCTGTCGAGCAGCTCGTCGCCGGGCACCTGGAGGCGCTGCGGCGCTACCCCGACGACCGGGACGCGACGCACCAGCTGGCCCAGGCGCTCGGGGTGGAGCCGGAGCGCGTGCTGCTGACCAACGGCGGCAGCGAGGCCATCGCGCTGGTCGCCGCCGAGCTCGGCGGGGGCATACGCAGCGAGCCGGACTTCGGGCTGCACCCCCGCTCCCCCGACGGCCCGCGCTGGCGCTCGGACCCGCACAGCCCCACCGGACGGCTCGCCGCCCCCGGGGAGCGCGCGGACGTCTGGGACGAGGCGTTCTACGCCCTGGCCACCGGCCGCTGGACCGCGGGACGGCCGGACGTGGTGGTCGGCTCGCTGACCAAGACCTTCTCCTGCCCCGGCCTGCGGCTGGGCTACGTCGTGGCCGACCCCGACCTGATCGGGCGGCTGCGCGACCGGCAGCCGCACTGGCCGGTGAGCACCCTCGCCCTGGCGGTGCTGCCCGACCTGCTCGCCGCGGCCGACCTGCCGGGCTGGGCGCGCGGCATACGCGGGCTGCGCTCGGAGCTGGTCGCGCTGCTGCGGGGCCACGGGCTCGAGACCAAGGACACCGACGCGCCCTGGGTGCTCGTGCACCGGGCCGGGCTGCGGGAGGCGCTGGCGCCGCACGGCGTCCTCGTGCGCGACTGCGCCAGCTTCGGTATGCCCGGCGTCGCCCGGGTGGCCGTCCCCGACGCCCGCGGTCTGGAGCGGCTGGCGTCGGCGCTGCGGCGGCCCTCGGCCGGCCGGTGA
- a CDS encoding zinc-binding dehydrogenase — protein MRGVVMTKPGEVIVTDRDEPQIEEPTDAVIRLAATCVCGSDLWSYRGVQDADHQVMGHEYVGVVEEVGDEVSTVKVGDFVVGSFMISDNTCEICQAGFQSKCVHVESAASIGTQAERARIPMADGTLVATPGQPTQEQIPALLAASDVLGTGWFGADAAQAGPGKTIAVVGDGAVGLMAILAAKQLGAERIIAMSRHPERQELARYYGATDIVEERGDEGVEKIKELTGGLGAHGVVEAVGTQESFMQAVGATRGGGYLGYVGVSHEVQIPGIELFFAGIHALGGPAPVRRYLPELIRLIWDGEIDPGKVFDLTLPLEEAAEAYAAMDERRATKVMLTF, from the coding sequence ATGCGTGGCGTCGTCATGACCAAGCCCGGCGAAGTCATCGTCACCGACCGCGACGAGCCGCAGATCGAGGAGCCGACCGACGCGGTCATCCGGCTCGCCGCCACCTGCGTCTGCGGGTCGGACCTGTGGTCCTACCGCGGTGTGCAGGACGCGGACCACCAGGTCATGGGGCACGAGTACGTCGGCGTCGTCGAGGAGGTGGGCGACGAGGTGAGCACCGTGAAGGTCGGCGACTTCGTCGTCGGGTCCTTCATGATCTCCGACAACACCTGCGAGATCTGCCAGGCCGGCTTCCAGTCCAAGTGCGTCCACGTCGAGTCCGCCGCCTCCATCGGCACCCAGGCGGAGCGGGCGCGGATCCCGATGGCGGACGGCACCCTGGTCGCGACCCCCGGGCAGCCGACCCAGGAGCAGATCCCGGCGCTGCTGGCCGCCTCGGACGTCCTGGGTACCGGCTGGTTCGGTGCCGACGCCGCCCAGGCCGGGCCCGGGAAGACGATCGCGGTCGTCGGTGACGGGGCGGTCGGGCTCATGGCGATCCTGGCGGCCAAGCAGCTCGGCGCGGAGCGGATCATCGCGATGTCCCGGCACCCGGAGCGGCAGGAGCTCGCGCGCTACTACGGGGCGACCGACATCGTCGAGGAGCGTGGTGACGAGGGCGTGGAGAAGATCAAGGAGCTGACCGGCGGGCTCGGCGCGCACGGCGTCGTCGAGGCGGTCGGCACGCAGGAGTCCTTCATGCAGGCCGTCGGGGCGACCCGCGGCGGCGGATACCTCGGCTACGTCGGCGTGAGCCACGAGGTGCAGATCCCCGGCATCGAGCTCTTCTTCGCCGGGATCCACGCCCTCGGTGGTCCGGCGCCGGTGCGGCGCTACCTGCCCGAGCTCATCCGGCTCATCTGGGACGGCGAGATCGACCCGGGCAAGGTCTTCGACCTCACCTTGCCGCTGGAGGAGGCCGCCGAGGCCTACGCGGCGATGGACGAGCGGCGCGCGACCAAGGTCATGCTGACGTTCTGA
- a CDS encoding HU family DNA-binding protein, with product MSKKVIVEAVAKEAGMTQAAADKVVSSVLEAISAELAKGEKVSFPGFGTFEVRERSARTGRNPQTGAEIQIAASKAPAFKAGSKLKERVS from the coding sequence ATGAGCAAGAAGGTTATCGTCGAGGCCGTCGCCAAGGAGGCGGGCATGACCCAGGCTGCTGCCGACAAGGTCGTCAGCTCCGTCCTCGAGGCCATCTCGGCCGAGCTCGCCAAGGGCGAGAAGGTCTCCTTCCCCGGTTTCGGCACCTTCGAGGTCCGCGAGCGTTCCGCCCGCACCGGCCGCAACCCGCAGACCGGCGCCGAGATCCAGATCGCCGCGAGCAAGGCCCCGGCCTTCAAGGCCGGCTCCAAGCTCAAGGAGCGCGTCTCCTGA
- a CDS encoding SGNH/GDSL hydrolase family protein → MPTRPDAPQPRVWERFVALGDSFTEGLVDTDPDRPEDFVGWADRVAAALAARNAQVGAPFGYANLAIRGRLIDAVIGEQLEPALALRPDLVSLSAGGNDVLRPRVSMPAVMARLEEAAGRLRESGADVLLVTAPDVSWAPLVNRVHPRMVEYTANLWGVGQRTGSFVVDIYTLRALQDARMWGSDRIHFSSEGHTRIASQVLWTLGLEQDVDWTTPLEAAPPLGRIESLQADREWVAAHLRPWIRRRLRGESSGDDRVPKRPRITPVDDPPTTP, encoded by the coding sequence ATGCCTACCCGCCCGGATGCCCCGCAGCCGCGCGTCTGGGAGAGGTTCGTCGCCCTGGGGGACTCCTTCACCGAGGGTCTGGTCGACACCGATCCCGACCGTCCCGAGGACTTCGTCGGCTGGGCCGACCGCGTCGCGGCCGCCCTGGCCGCGCGCAACGCGCAGGTCGGAGCACCTTTCGGCTACGCCAACCTCGCGATCCGCGGCCGTCTCATCGACGCGGTCATCGGCGAGCAGCTCGAGCCGGCGCTCGCGCTGCGACCCGACCTCGTCAGCCTCTCCGCGGGGGGCAACGACGTGCTGCGCCCCCGCGTCTCGATGCCGGCCGTCATGGCCCGGCTGGAGGAGGCGGCCGGGCGGCTGCGCGAGAGCGGCGCGGACGTGCTGCTCGTCACCGCACCGGACGTGTCCTGGGCGCCCCTGGTCAACCGGGTCCACCCGCGGATGGTGGAGTACACCGCCAACCTCTGGGGCGTCGGCCAGCGCACCGGCTCCTTCGTCGTGGACATCTACACGCTGCGGGCCCTGCAGGACGCGCGGATGTGGGGATCGGACCGCATCCACTTCAGCAGCGAGGGGCATACCCGGATCGCGTCCCAGGTGCTGTGGACCCTCGGGCTCGAGCAGGACGTCGACTGGACCACGCCGCTGGAGGCGGCGCCGCCGCTGGGACGGATCGAGTCGCTGCAGGCAGACCGCGAGTGGGTCGCGGCCCACCTGCGGCCGTGGATCCGTCGGCGCCTGCGCGGCGAGAGCTCGGGCGACGACCGGGTGCCGAAGCGCCCCAGGATCACCCCCGTGGACGACCCGCCGACGACCCCCTGA
- a CDS encoding GNAT family N-acetyltransferase gives MEVRIARYAPQDREAVLTLANRLSTGAAPWRDLDAVVAVTTGWVREAVDAPDGDDIWVARENDHVVGFVHVGTRTHWTGAVDAYVGELAVAASHTGRGIGELLMRRAEEWAREAGHTRLTLETGAGNAPARRFYAGLGYVTEEVVLTRDLTV, from the coding sequence ATGGAGGTTCGGATCGCTCGCTACGCACCCCAGGATCGTGAAGCCGTGCTCACGCTGGCGAACCGGCTGTCGACCGGCGCCGCACCCTGGCGGGACCTCGACGCCGTGGTCGCTGTCACGACCGGCTGGGTGCGTGAGGCCGTGGACGCTCCCGACGGCGACGACATCTGGGTCGCCCGAGAGAACGACCACGTCGTCGGCTTCGTGCACGTGGGGACACGGACCCACTGGACCGGGGCGGTGGACGCGTACGTCGGGGAGCTGGCCGTGGCTGCCTCGCACACCGGCCGGGGTATCGGTGAGCTGCTCATGCGCCGCGCCGAGGAGTGGGCTCGTGAGGCGGGGCATACCCGCCTGACGTTGGAGACCGGCGCGGGCAACGCGCCCGCTCGTCGCTTCTACGCCGGGCTCGGCTACGTCACCGAGGAGGTCGTCCTCACACGCGATCTGACCGTCTGA
- a CDS encoding AAA family ATPase has translation MYATVAVSGYRSLRDVVLPLGNLTVITGANGSGKSSVYRALRLLGACGRGEVVRALAQEGGLESALWAGPESLAQARRGHEVQGTMRSGPIAIRLGVGGVEGELSYLTDLGIPVQAEGTRFNRDPEIKREAVWHGPVMRPSTLVARRKHSRVEVRENGGWEQAPARLPPWSSMLTELVDPLGMPEPWAVREALRTWRFYDGFRVDAQAPARRPQVGTRTWALAEDGADVAAALQTIREDDGSPLAAAVADAFDGATLDVVATDGLFDIALHQPGMLRPLRSAELSDGTLRYLLWLAALLTPVPPRLLALNEPETSLHPSLVPPLARAIATASRRTQVVVVTHAQPLVDALADAVREQRDLDEDPRDLEPEPGELLPLRLHELTKDLGETLAAGQGLLTTPSWEWGRR, from the coding sequence ATGTACGCGACCGTCGCCGTCAGCGGCTACCGCTCCCTGCGCGACGTGGTCCTGCCCCTGGGCAACCTGACCGTCATCACCGGCGCCAACGGCTCGGGCAAGAGCAGCGTCTACCGCGCGCTCCGCCTGCTCGGCGCCTGCGGCCGCGGCGAGGTCGTGCGCGCCCTGGCGCAGGAGGGCGGCCTGGAGTCGGCGCTGTGGGCCGGTCCGGAGTCGTTGGCGCAGGCCCGGCGCGGGCACGAGGTGCAGGGCACGATGCGCTCGGGCCCGATCGCGATCCGGCTCGGGGTCGGCGGGGTCGAGGGCGAGCTGTCCTACCTCACCGACCTCGGCATCCCGGTGCAGGCGGAGGGGACGCGCTTCAACCGCGACCCCGAGATCAAGCGGGAGGCGGTCTGGCACGGGCCGGTGATGCGCCCGTCCACCCTGGTGGCGCGGCGCAAGCACAGCCGGGTCGAGGTGCGCGAGAACGGCGGGTGGGAGCAGGCGCCGGCCCGCCTGCCTCCCTGGTCGAGCATGCTCACCGAGCTCGTCGACCCGCTCGGTATGCCCGAGCCGTGGGCGGTGCGCGAGGCGCTGCGGACCTGGCGGTTCTACGACGGCTTCCGGGTCGACGCGCAGGCCCCGGCCCGCAGGCCGCAGGTCGGCACCCGCACCTGGGCGCTGGCCGAGGACGGCGCCGACGTCGCTGCCGCGCTGCAGACGATCCGGGAGGACGACGGCTCCCCGCTCGCCGCGGCGGTTGCGGACGCCTTCGACGGCGCCACGCTCGACGTCGTCGCCACGGACGGGCTCTTCGACATCGCCCTGCACCAGCCGGGGATGCTGCGACCGCTGCGCTCGGCCGAGCTCTCCGACGGCACGCTGCGCTACCTGCTCTGGCTGGCCGCTCTGCTCACCCCGGTGCCTCCCCGGCTGCTGGCGCTCAACGAGCCCGAGACCAGCCTGCATCCCAGCCTCGTGCCACCCCTCGCCCGCGCGATCGCGACCGCGTCGCGGCGCACCCAGGTCGTCGTGGTGACCCACGCGCAGCCCCTCGTCGACGCCCTGGCCGACGCGGTGCGCGAGCAGCGCGACCTGGACGAGGACCCCCGCGACCTCGAGCCGGAGCCCGGCGAACTGTTGCCACTGCGCCTGCACGAGCTCACCAAGGACCTCGGCGAGACGCTCGCTGCCGGCCAGGGGCTGCTCACCACGCCGAGCTGGGAGTGGGGACGGAGATGA
- a CDS encoding HEAT repeat domain-containing protein, translated as MTTLEQARRAAYDLDPTIRQRAAVHLGTLGDDAQSAELVALLVAEPDFFVRETLTWAVCRHPQAALPHLLAALDDAPGARVQVLHALSKIQSPDAVPQILPFATDDDPAVAMKAWWALGRTGTPEAAPALLPHLGHGDEEQQRELSRALEQLGAPGVAGLTDALSTTDPEVRLHAARALVLVGDPAARPAAAALVAVAEGDDREIAMVALEALAALDAPEVEPALERLRDGEDRFRSLTAQWLLADRAERRG; from the coding sequence GTGACCACCCTGGAGCAGGCCCGCCGGGCCGCGTACGACCTCGACCCCACCATCCGCCAGCGTGCCGCGGTGCACCTGGGGACCCTCGGCGACGACGCGCAGAGCGCCGAGCTCGTCGCGCTGCTGGTCGCCGAGCCCGACTTCTTCGTGCGCGAGACGCTGACCTGGGCGGTATGCCGTCACCCGCAGGCCGCGCTGCCCCACCTCCTCGCGGCGCTCGACGACGCGCCCGGGGCCCGCGTCCAGGTGCTGCACGCGCTGAGCAAGATCCAGTCGCCCGACGCGGTGCCGCAGATCCTGCCGTTCGCGACCGACGACGACCCCGCCGTCGCGATGAAGGCGTGGTGGGCGCTCGGCCGCACCGGCACCCCGGAGGCCGCCCCGGCGCTGCTGCCCCACCTCGGCCATGGTGACGAGGAGCAGCAGCGCGAGCTCTCGCGGGCGCTCGAGCAGCTCGGCGCGCCTGGAGTCGCAGGGTTGACCGACGCGCTGTCGACCACCGACCCGGAGGTCCGTCTGCACGCCGCTCGCGCGCTCGTGCTCGTCGGCGACCCGGCCGCCCGGCCCGCCGCCGCGGCGCTCGTGGCCGTCGCCGAGGGCGACGACCGGGAGATCGCCATGGTGGCGCTCGAGGCCCTCGCAGCGCTCGACGCGCCCGAGGTCGAGCCCGCGCTGGAGCGCCTGCGGGACGGCGAGGACCGGTTCCGCTCGCTCACCGCGCAGTGGCTGCTCGCCGACCGGGCGGAGCGGCGGGGCTGA